A stretch of the Glandiceps talaboti chromosome 23, keGlaTala1.1, whole genome shotgun sequence genome encodes the following:
- the LOC144453106 gene encoding perlucin-like protein yields MTLLLPQLPWKHTVHCCLFITFEAPAVLTCGCIRYDIYCQQPKDDRPYQENARKFCESDGGSLAILNTKERDDMVREKISTIADLKACIPRHGFWFGLIDGDGDDEGNYVWGAGHCPASHFNWAPNEPNNNIKQNAESGQDCVQMWFRPGKKGQWDDEYCNFRPKGIICQHEVECSN; encoded by the exons ATGACCCTCCTccttcctcaactcccttggAAGCATACAGTCCATTGCTGCCTCT TCATCACTTTTGAAGCACCTGCCGTGCTCACATGTGGATGCATACGGTACGACATCTACTGTCAACAACCCAAAGATGACCGTCCATATCAGGAAAATGCTAGGAAGTTTTGTGAAAGTGATGGCGGCAGTCTGGCTATTCTGAACACCAAAGAGAGGGATGATATGGTGAGAGAAAAAATCTCAACGATTGCCGACCTGAAGGCTTGCATACCCAGACATGGTTTTTGGTTTGGTCTTATCGATGGTGATGGCGATGACGAGGGAAACTATGTCTGGGGTGCCGGGCACTGTCCAGCTAGTCATTTTAACTGGGCTCCAAATGAACCTAATAACAACATCAAGCAGAATGCAGAGAGTGGCCAGGACtgtgttcaaatgtg GTTTCGACCAGGCAAGAAAGGCCAATGGGACGATGAATATTGTAACTTTAGACCAAAGGGTATTATCTGCCAACATGAAG TGGAATGCTCTAATTAA
- the LOC144453108 gene encoding salivary C-type lectin 1-like, with the protein MEFDVAGDCDCRIYEFFCEQPTDEFQAEAKAICENLGGSLAIVDNSQTSQVLFDYIDDNCLFDKWCIEQYGFWIGMNDIAVEDEHVWYYDNGVCTEFTNWAAGEPNDNTKRDDKGQDCAQLWYRSRGEGKWGKWDDEYCSYREKGYICEYKIPYCNYDVYWNHRAVPASC; encoded by the exons ATGGAGTTTGATGTCGCTGGTGATTGTGACTGCAGGATATACGAGTTTTTCTGTGAACAACCTACTGACGAATTCCAAGCTGAAGCCAAAGCTATTTGTGAAAACCTGGGAGGTAGTCTCGCAATTGTAGATAATTCCCAGACAAGTCAAGTTCTTTTCGACTACATAGATGACAACTGTTTGTTTGACAAGTGGTGTATTGAACAGTATGGATTCTGGATTGGAATGAATGACATAGCAGTAGAGGACGAGCACGTATGGTATTACGATAATGGTGTATGTACTGAATTCACAAACTGGGCTGCTGGGGAACCGAACGACAACACGAAAAGAGACGACAAAGGACAAGATTGTGCTCAGTTATG GTATCGTTCTAGAGGTGAGGGTAAGTGGGGTAAATGGGATGACGAATACTGCTCTTACAGAGAAAAGGGATACATCTGTGAATACAAAA ttcCTTACTGTAACTATGACGTATATTGGAATCATCGTGCTGTACCAGCTTCCTGCtga